CGGAGGGGCCTGGGGCGAATGTCGAATGACGACGATAACGGGCCATTCGACATTCAAGCATTCGGATTTGATTCGTCATTCGGATTTCGACATTGGACATTCGACATTCTCCGGCACGGTGAATCCTCCTCACTTTGGCGGCTCGAGTTCCAGGACCCATTTCTGGTAGTCGTTGTCCAACTCCTCCCAGGAGAGATTTGGTAACACTGCTTTCACCGCCAGCGCGCCCTGCGGGTCGTCCTCTTGGTGTTCGCGGAAGTGCTCGTAGTAGTCCTCCAACAACTCGTGTCGCTGCAAATACAGGCAGAAGTAGCGCGCCTGGGCGTAATTGATGCCGACCTGCTTGCCGCGAAAATCTTCGTCGTGGATCAACGCTTCCAGCGAGCGCAGTTTGCCGTCGCGGATGGCGGTCTGGAGCGCCGGCAATCGCCAGTTCTCCAGCCCGTCGATGCCGGAGCCGTCCTCCCGGAAACGACACTGCTCGTGCAGCGACGCCAGGCCTTCATTGAACCAGTCGGGCACGTCCGGGAAATCGAAATCGATGAGCGCGTGCGTCAATTCGTGTACGAGCGTGCCGCCGCCCGTGGCGATGTTCATCACCAACGTGCGGCGGTTCGGCTTGTAGTAGCCGTAGACCGACAGCCCGGCGTGGCCGAAGAGTTGCTTCGACTGCGCTTCATACTCATCGGCCGTATCGTAGAGCAGCACCGTGATCGGCTGATCCGGCTCGCGATCGAAGTAACTTGCCAGCATCGCCTTCGTGGCCGGTTCCAACGTTCGAGCATGCCAGGTTTGCAGCGCGTCCTTCGTCAGATTGCCCGAAATCACGAACGGCGGACGGACAATCACCTCGCGATCCGCGCCGACCGTTTCCCGCAGCGCCGCAGCGGTTTCGATGCACTGATTCGCTAGGGACAATTCGGCGGCGTCGGCGAAGCGAGTCGTCACGCAGCACGCCAATATGACGCTCAGAGTTCGCCAAGCATTCATCGCGGCCTCTCGTTCCGGTTCGATGTTCCACCGCATTGTAGGGCCGCGACGCCATGGAAGTCACGTCGAACATTCTCCATCCTGAAAAAGCTGTGGGAGGCGTCTCCGACGCCGATGGAGACGACGAGTTCATAGACTCACTGGATGTTTTGGCGACGACGCCTACTCGATCGGCGTCGGAGACGCCTCCCACAGTCCTGCAAGAAGAACAAGTCCGGTGGTGGCAACGGCCACACTTCGCGTTTACACTAGCGGCGACCGAAATCCCGCCCGACCGCGCCTACCTTGAGCGGAGCCCGCACGCATGTCCCTTCGCACGCTTCTCGTTGTTCTGGCACTTTCAATTTTGTCCCGCGCGGACTTCGCTGCTGCCGCCGCGCCGCGTGTGTTGCCGGAGGGAAAGCTGCCGGATGACGTGCGGCTCGGCGAATTGCGCACCTTGGACAGCTATTTTCCCTTCGCGGTTCCCGATACGCGCGAAGCCTGGGCGCAGCGGGCGGAGCGGACGCGGCGGCGCATTTTGGTCGCCATGGGCCTTTACCCCATGCCCGAGCGCACGCGGGCGCAAGCCGTGGTGCATGGCCGCGTCGACCGTGGCGACTACACCGTCGAGCGCGTCTATTTCCAGAGCTATCCCGGCCACTTCGTGACCGGTAGTTTGTTCCGTCCCGTCGGGCGCACCGGCCGGTTGCCGGGCGTGCTTTGCCCGCATGGGCACTGGGCGAACGGCCGCTTTTTCGACGCCGGCGAAGAGGAAGCCAAGAAACAGATCGCCACCGGCGCGGAATCGATGATGAGCGGCGCCCGCTTTCCGCTCCAAGCCCGCTGCGTGCAACTCGCGCGGATGGGCTGCGTGGTGTTCCACTACGACATGCTCGGCAACGCCGACAGCTTCCAGATTCCGCTCGAGATCGCCCACGGCTTTCGCGATCGCCGACCGGATCTCGAACGTCCCGATCGCTGGGGTTTCTTCAGCCCTCAAGCGGAATTACGCCTGCAAAGCATCATGGGCCTGCAGACGTATAACTCGATCCGAGCCCTCGATTGGTTGAGTAACTTGCCGGACGTCGACCCGCAGCGGATCGGTGTCACCGGCGCGAGCGGTGGCGGGACGCAGACGTTTATTCTTTCGGCGATTGACCCGCGCCCCGCGGTCGAGTTCCCGGCCGTGATGGTGTCCACCGCCATGCAAGGCGGCTGCACCTGCGAGAACGCCTGCTATCTGCGAACGGGCGTGGGGAACGTCGATTTCGCCGCCTGCTTCGCCCCCAAGCCGCTCGGCATGACCGCCGCGGACGATTGGACCAAAGAACTGGAAACCAAGGGCCTGCCGGAGTTGAAGCAACTCTACGGACTGCTCGGCCAGCCAGGGAAGGTTTCGGCAACGATCCGCCTGGAATTCGGCCACAACTACAACGCGGTGAGCCGGCAGGCGATGTACCACTGGTTCAACACACATCTCCTGTTGGGCTACGCCGAACCGATCGTGGAGCAGGATTTTCAACCGCTCACGCGCGACGAGCTCACCGTTTGGGACGACGCACATCCCCAGCCCGCTGCTGACGCGAACTACGAACCGTCGCTGCTGCAGACAGTGGACGCGGCCTCGCACGAAGCGTTGGCGGCCGATCCGACGCAATTCACGCGTCTCGCCTACGACGTCGTCATCGACCGGCAAGTTCCCGCCGAAGGCGAAATCGCACAGCGCAAGGTGTTCGACAATGATCGCGGCGATTACCGCGAGTTGGGCGGACTGATCGAGCTGCCGGCGCGGGGCGAGCAACTGCCCGAAGTATTTCTGATGCCTAAGAACGCCACCGGCGATGTCGTGATCTGGATCGACGGGCGTGGCAAGGATGCGCTCTTCGACGCGCAAGGGCAACCTTTGCCGGAGATCGCCCGACTGCTGGCGGCCGGAAAAAGTGTGGCCTGCGTTGACCTGATCGGTCAAGGCGAATGCAAGAGCGACTCGGCGGCAAAGGATGAAAATCGCCGCGTCAAGGAAGACCGGAATTTCGCCGGCTACACGTACGGTTACAACAGCCCACTCTTTGTGCAGCGCGTGCATGACATTTTGACAGTCGTGGGACTGACCAAGCTGCACGCGAAAGACGGCGATCAGATTGAGCTAGTCGGCGTCCACGGGGCGGGACTTTGGGTCGCTGCGGCGGCCGCGCAGGCCGGCGAAGCCGTCGACGGCGTGGCCATCGATACGGAAGGATTTCGTTTTGCTAACCTGACTTCCTATGCGGATCCTCTGTTCCTCCCGGGAGCGGTGAAGTACGGCGATGTGCCAGGCCTGTTATCACTGCTTGATAAACAACCACTCTGGCTGGCTGGCGAGAACGCCCAAACCATCGACGAACTGAATCAAAACCGCGCTGAGCGCGGGGCTGCCGGAATTATTTGCCCAAAAGAAACGGCCGAGGAAAAATCCTCGGCCGTAGTGGACTGGTTGTTGAAGGTGTCTCAATAAAGCGTCGCGAAATGAGACACATGTCGCATTTTAGCGACCAGTATTCGCCACGCTATTCCTGGGAATTGGTGTCCTGCGGCGACCGCACGTTGAGGTTTTCACGGTCCGGCGAGCCGAGATGCAAGGTCGGCCAGCGGCGCTGGTAACGCTTCACGAATCGATTCAGGCGGCGATCCATATAGCGACCGAACTTGCCGGTCGGGTCGAAATCGACTTCCAGGGCCACGCCAGCCGCGGCATAGGTGTCGGGAAGCAAATCTCCGAACTTTTTCGAGGCCTCTCGCACGTTTCTACCCCCCTTTTCGCAGCAGCGTCCTGAGTTCGCCTCAGGTCGACTTTCTGCTGGCCGCCATTGTCTTGCGCAGTCGGTGTCGATTTGTTACGCCGACTGCCAAGAATTCTTGGGTTTACACCCAGTTGCACCCTATCCCTGCAATCGTCGTGCCGAATGCTGGCGTTGGCATTCGCACCACCGTTCCCACGGTAAGAATCAGACGTCAGCCGGCCGAAAAGGTTCGGGCAGTCCAGCCATGCGCCCTCAGGGGAGGGGGCAGCTTACCGCGCCCAGAGAAACGCGCCCCAGGCAAGTGCGCAAATCGACACGCCCGCGATGCCCGCCACGAGTGCGCCGAACTCGAAACGTTCGCGCGCCGCGACTTGCTCCGCGGACGGCTCCGGTGGACCGATCGGGAGCGACAGTGGCGGCGTAGTGGCGACCAACGCCGCGGCAACTCGGCCGTGGTAGCCAAGAATCCTGGGCGGCGGGCCGAGAATGCTTTGCAGGTATTCGTCCGGCGAATCGTAGGTCGCCTCGGAGCGCCCCAATTCAATGCCGAGCGTTTGGAGCATGTGCTCGGCCTTCTCGCGCGAGAAAACCCGTTCGGCCTGCTGCACCAGCAGGTGGATACGATCGTCGGCGCCGGCCTCTTCGACCGAAAGGAAGTGGCCCAGTAGGTGCCCTGGGTTGTGCGCCAGCAGCCTTTCCCGGCAATGGTTGGCCAACGCGTCGAGCCGCAGCGATTGCGCCTGCAGTGCCGACATCAACAACAGCTTGTCGCGCACCAACCACCGCCGCCGCAACTCGCTTGCCCGGGCAAGGTGCAGGAAAATCGCAAGCGTTTGCTGGGCTTCGTCCAACGTAGTCACGCGCGAGGAAGAGTAGTGAGCAATGAATGTAGTGTATGCAGATTCATCGACGTCGGCCCCGCTCGCTAACGTGCCGCCAGCAAGATCTCCCGCCAGGCTTCTAGCGAGAAGAGGCCGCGGTGGTGGAAGAAGATGACTTGGGCCATCCGACGAAACATCGCCGAGGAGAGCGCCTGGTCGAAGAGCCAGTTGGTGGGCAGCACATCAAATGCAGTGCGCAAACAGCGCTTAAATGCGAAGTTCGGCGCGAGCGCCGCGACGGCTCGCCAGGGTTCCGGCGCCGCGTCGAGCAAATGATTGGCGATCGCCACTCCTGCCACGCGCCCCAGTTGCATCGCGGGATGGATGCCGCCGGCGGTAAGTGGTGAGACCATCCCTGCCGAGTCACCAAGCAGCATGGCGTTCTGGGTGCGCCAGGGTCGGACTGGACCGCCGCAAGGGATCAACCCTCCGCGCCGGGCTACGACCTCCGATTGGGACAAATCGCAGACTTTGGCCAGTTGTTCGAGGAGCGCGTCGATCCGCCCGGCGATCGGGCCGCGCGTTGCCAGCCCGACTTGCGTGACGCCGACGCCTGGCACGGCCCAGGCGATGTACCCCTTGGCCAAACGCGTGTCGAGGAACACGTGCAGTCGATCGGCGTCCAGGCCGCGAACGCCGGTCAGTTCGACTTCCGCCCCGACCAGGAATTGCTGATTCTTGGCGAGCCCGAGGTCGGCCGCCACGCGGGAGCGCGGCCCGTCGGCGCCAACTAGGTACGTGGCGTTAAGCGCCTGTTCCGCGAGGCGTACGCCCGCGCTGTCGCGTTCGCAGCCTTGGAAGCTCGTCCCCAGGCGAATCTTCGCCCCCGCGTCCTCGGCGACGCCCGCCAGCCAGCGCATCATCGCCGGCGTGTCAGTCGCCAGGAAGAAATATCCGGGCGAGTGGAGATCGATCCACTTGAGTGAAGGGGCGTACAGCCGGACGCCATGAATGCGCCGCGTCATCGACCGGGGCACGTCCCAGGCGTCGGCGACTTCTTTGACGAGGATGCCGGTCGTATGGCACGCGGCGCCGACGTCGTCTTTGCGTTCCAGCACCACGGTCCGCAGCCCACGCGCCGCGGCGGCCTGCGCGCAAGTCAGTCCAGCGAAACCGCCGCCGACGACAATCAGATCGCAGTTGGTGGACATGCTGCCTGTACGCGGCGAAGTTTCGTTGGGTTCAGGCGAGACCACGCGAAAACATGCGCGAAATCGCCTACACTAGCCCGTAGGGCTAGAGTATCGCCTTTTCTTCACGGCTGCGCGTGCATCGATGTCCGAAGATTCCCTCATTGAGTCGTTGCTCGACCGCTGGCTGGCGGCGCAGGAGGACGGCGTCTCGCTGAGCTTGGATGAGCTGTGCTACTCGCGGCCCGATCTGCGCGGCGCTGTCGAGGAACGCCTCGCCTCGCTGCAGAGCTTCGAAGCTCGCGTGGCCGCGGCGATGCGCAAGTCGGATGCTGACGCGCATGAGTTGGACAGCGTGACGGGCGAACAATTAAGCCATGCCTCGCAGATTCACGCCTTGCAGTTTCACGCCAAGGGCGGACTCGGCGCGGTGTTCGTCGGCGAAGACCGACAGTTGCACCGCACCGTGGCGGTGAAGTTCATCCACGGTAAGCTCAGTGCCGACCCCGTCGCGCGGCAACGGTTCGAGTTGGAAGCCGAGGTCACGGGGCGTTTGGAGCATCCCGGCGTCGTCCCGTTATATGGACTGGGCGAAACGGCCGACCAGCGCCTGTTCTATGTAATGCGCTACATCGATGGCGTCACGCTCGACGATGCGATCCGCCGTTTTCACAATCGCCCGCCGGTTGATCCATCGGAACGGACGCTGGAATTCCACCGGCTGCTCAATAACTTCGCCTCGGTCTGCAAGACAATTGCTTACGCTCACAACCGCGGCATCGTGCATCGCGATATCAAGCCCAGCAACGTGATGCTGGGGCGCTACGGCGAAACGATCGTCGTCGATTGGGGCCTGGCGACGCCCGTAGCGCGGGAAGACAAGTTTCGCATCGCCGGCGAAAAGACCTTGATGCCCAGCTCGGGGAGCGAGGCCGGCACGTCCTCCGGCGGCGGCGCTGGCACGCCAGCCTA
This region of Planctomycetia bacterium genomic DNA includes:
- a CDS encoding NAD(P)/FAD-dependent oxidoreductase, with amino-acid sequence MSTNCDLIVVGGGFAGLTCAQAAAARGLRTVVLERKDDVGAACHTTGILVKEVADAWDVPRSMTRRIHGVRLYAPSLKWIDLHSPGYFFLATDTPAMMRWLAGVAEDAGAKIRLGTSFQGCERDSAGVRLAEQALNATYLVGADGPRSRVAADLGLAKNQQFLVGAEVELTGVRGLDADRLHVFLDTRLAKGYIAWAVPGVGVTQVGLATRGPIAGRIDALLEQLAKVCDLSQSEVVARRGGLIPCGGPVRPWRTQNAMLLGDSAGMVSPLTAGGIHPAMQLGRVAGVAIANHLLDAAPEPWRAVAALAPNFAFKRCLRTAFDVLPTNWLFDQALSSAMFRRMAQVIFFHHRGLFSLEAWREILLAAR
- a CDS encoding acetylxylan esterase translates to MSLRTLLVVLALSILSRADFAAAAAPRVLPEGKLPDDVRLGELRTLDSYFPFAVPDTREAWAQRAERTRRRILVAMGLYPMPERTRAQAVVHGRVDRGDYTVERVYFQSYPGHFVTGSLFRPVGRTGRLPGVLCPHGHWANGRFFDAGEEEAKKQIATGAESMMSGARFPLQARCVQLARMGCVVFHYDMLGNADSFQIPLEIAHGFRDRRPDLERPDRWGFFSPQAELRLQSIMGLQTYNSIRALDWLSNLPDVDPQRIGVTGASGGGTQTFILSAIDPRPAVEFPAVMVSTAMQGGCTCENACYLRTGVGNVDFAACFAPKPLGMTAADDWTKELETKGLPELKQLYGLLGQPGKVSATIRLEFGHNYNAVSRQAMYHWFNTHLLLGYAEPIVEQDFQPLTRDELTVWDDAHPQPAADANYEPSLLQTVDAASHEALAADPTQFTRLAYDVVIDRQVPAEGEIAQRKVFDNDRGDYRELGGLIELPARGEQLPEVFLMPKNATGDVVIWIDGRGKDALFDAQGQPLPEIARLLAAGKSVACVDLIGQGECKSDSAAKDENRRVKEDRNFAGYTYGYNSPLFVQRVHDILTVVGLTKLHAKDGDQIELVGVHGAGLWVAAAAAQAGEAVDGVAIDTEGFRFANLTSYADPLFLPGAVKYGDVPGLLSLLDKQPLWLAGENAQTIDELNQNRAERGAAGIICPKETAEEKSSAVVDWLLKVSQ